The Lolium rigidum isolate FL_2022 chromosome 1, APGP_CSIRO_Lrig_0.1, whole genome shotgun sequence region ATAATATTGGTGGACGAAATGCTGAAATCTCTAGCCTTGATTCCCAAGCCAGAATATGGCCGCAACTTTGGTCAACACACTAGTGAATGTTGGATTTCGCCAGGTTAGTTCCTATGAATTTCATCACCATCTTTACTGAAAGAAATAATATTAAGATCAAATCGAATTCTTCTGAAAACTGACCCCGGAAGCTAGCAGTCTGGTAATAATGCAGCTAGGTTTATTTCTTCTAAACACACCTAGTTCAGATTAGGAAAAACAGTAATAATATATTATTGTGAGGGAATGGTATGTACGGGATCCTGATACAGGACTTGCGCAACTTGATAAGCACCTGAGCAACGATGATACTTATGTTGTTACATGGCATGATAACATTTGCATACATATTATTTTGAAATGCCCAATATAGATATACTTAGCTTTTAACTTGTCCgatgctttttttcttttcttttcaccaTGAATGTACAATTACAAGCAATCCACAACTCCTTTACTTTTCGCACCCGTTTGTTGCAAAAGCAAACATAATCCAAAGATGGAGAACgggtattagagcatctccaccggcgccccccacagcggccccgatagcgatttggagACTGGCGCCGTTTTTGGTATCATACTGGTGCGTCCAATAAAGCGGTGCAgtatcgagcccaatagaagtgacggcaaccccgtgccaggcccttcgcaaagggcgTGAATTGGGCACGCTGGCGCCTCGCGCCACAGCAGATTTCGCGCGTGGGATCCGCCTATCGGCCATAGAAAAAACCCAAATCCTACAATTTTTTAGGGTATCCTCCCCCcgtccgccgctcatttctcccgccacgGTGGATTTTGAGCCTGTAGCTTTGCCTTAATGGTGACGGAGGGACAAGCGAGATGTCCCGTCGGCGATGCGCCTCCCCGACGCATCACCGCCATTCGCACGCCACATTTTTCCGCACTTTCTTTCCGTGGCTTCTCACCTATTCCCGCGATTTCTTCCCACCTCTTACCTCGTGGAGACCGCAAAAATTCCATCCAAGTGGTGTTTTGTGCAATACATGGAGTTGGACATGGTGGAATGTGCAGTTCCATCCTGGTTTATGTTTACAATTAGTTCGTGTTTTAGGTATAGTTAAAGTTAAATTTTACTGTATAAAGTTTGATTAAATATTGAAAACATATTAATGTTTAAACTGTAAATCTATATTGTTGGAATCGTCAAAAactaatatttttatattatgtgcATATTATATTACGGTTGttgatatatattcttggtcaagcATAGCATATTTTGAGTTTGACTAAAGCTAGAAGGCTACTTCTTATGTCGTCCATTTTCATCCTGGCTTCGTGGTAGCTATGGAATGAAATGAATGCGCATGTTTTTTCACACCAAGAGCTCCATGCCTTTGCTGGCCAAGATTAAAAATGGAGCAAGAAAATGGGCAATTGCTGGTGCAAAAGCAAGCATAATCCATAAGTGGATTACATGAATTCTATAAGAAAGCTAAAGTTGGTGCACTTCCAAGACACTTGAACACGAACAATATCCACCGTCGAAACAATCAACTCTGGTTATCCAAGACCATCGCTTGTGAAAATATTCTATATGTACAGATGGATATACGACTTCAGCAAGCTCTCGGTCCATCAGAATCAAAGGTCATGAGTCAAACCTCAGGCAGAATACGGTCTTCCAACTACCTCAAGACTCATAGACCCTAAGCACGTATTGGATGTCTTGCCTACACATAGGGCACGATGGTCCATCCTTGAGTTCAACTCTTTTTGCGCAGTTGCAGCAGCAGACGAGATGACCACAAGGAACAAAGGCTGCATTCCTTCTGTTCTTTAAGCATATGACACATAATTGCTCGTCTCCCATTTCACCAGGCGCCTTGTCGCCACTGCCAATTTGTACGGTATTATTCTTATTGTCACCCTGGTGAAACCTTTGTTGAGCGCCCATTCTCTCCTTGACAGAAGGTATTTCTGTTCAAAATATTGAAATGTCAGCAAAAGGTATGATGGGAACAGTTCTGGCAGTGAAAATTAGACTGTTAATTACCTGGCTCAGCTCGAATATATCTAAGCACGTCATTCAAAACAAAATAGCCTCCGCTTTCTTGTGGAGCCAGGAAAAATGACTGAGTAAATCTACGCTTCGCCGTATTAGGCGTAGTAAAAGATCCAGTCAACACAACAAACACACCATCCCCATGCGATAGCTGAGCATCCATATTCTCTAACTCTGCCGAACATCCCTTGAGTTCTGTAGATAAAAAGTATTCCTTGATACCCTGGATATTAACAACATAAAACAAATCAGTAAGAATCAATCAGATGACTAGGAATGTTGCATGGACATACACATACCTTAACTGATTATTACATGTTAGAGAGATAAAATGAGATGCAAGTGTTCTATATATACCTAAACAGATTACAATTAGACAAATAAAACGAGATAAGTATTGGAATAACTCCACTAACGTGCACATGACATATACTCAAGCCCTGAGTAGTACATGATTGTATATAGAATTATAGATGCTCCATAATAAGATTTCATAAATTAAGGCTATATTAGCATACACATCCTTTAGCTAATCGATGTTCACCAATCACATTTCATCACCAGGTATGGCCTAGAGGTTGGATCAATTGCGCAATACCAATACTACCACTCAATGAAACAGGAACATCGTGAATTACCATGCCAAAGCAGCCTAATAACCTCAATAAGCTAGCAAAAACATATAACCGATGGCAGAATGTCTGCCCTTATATGTCCTCAAGCTATTATAAGTAACCAATGGTTGAAGTGAAGACTACAACATGGATGGAAATCAAGCTCTAATAGTTTGAAATGAGTGAAAAAGCATGAACACCTAAAATGTTTAATATACAGTACATCTCATGGATAACGGTAAGATCCTACAGTACTGCTGCCATGCTGAAGAGAACTTACACGTGTAGTGGTTATAGATGTCATTCCACCATCAAGACCTGGTCGACCAAGAATACTTTCATCATGATAGAACTTATGGGAATCCTCTGGTGACGTAATAAGAATACTGTAATATTGTTGAGTAAAAACAGTTCCAACCTGTAAGCAAACGACAAATCCAATCATGTCCGACAGTACTTTTTTTATTTGTAGATTAATAATAGCTACAATGGAGAAAAATATTACCACATGTGGATCAAGATAACGACCCATGGAGTTCCTAGCTTGGGTAGCCATTGCTGCACAAGGATTAGTACTAGTTAGTATCTTTCGAGGTCAATTGATGAATATTGTGTGACTAGCTACCAGCATAAAAAAAGGTAGCAATTCAAAAGCCATAGTTTTCTTTGTTTGCGGGAAAAAGCAGTAACCGGTCAAGCAACTGACTTCTGTTACATCTACAAGGTCTTCAGTTTCCAAGAACACAAATAAACGGCAAACAATAACCCGGAACTCAGCAGCACGGTGGTCTATGTGCATCGATGAATTCATATCGGTTGGTGTTTCACAAATTATCAGCAGAAGCAGAATGTACACATCATATATCGCAGCAGACATTAGACAATCACAGTCGATACAGATATAGAACGTATCACTATCTATCATATTGATAAAATGTGGATACAAATATGATACTCTCTCCAtctcaaattaattgactcaactttatctaggtACACATCACGTTTGTCTAGATACATGAGTACATTAATTTGGGACAATGGAATACTTAAAATCGTGTCTTTTTTTTTCAATATCTCCATATACAGAAAAATAACCATTTATTCCACCTCCTGTAATGGAAGAGCGATCATATAAAAACATTCATATCGAAAAACAACCCAGTACTTAGAAAAATCAGAATAGAAATAGTAATCTAGCTAAAGTTGAGATTCTGGCCACCGCCGGCTATGGCTTGGATTGAAATCAGAATAGAAATAGTAATAGCCGATCAATCCAGGCCATAGCCGGCCGATTCTGGCCACCGCCAGCCCCTCCCGTGCTCCACCGCTGGCACCTCCGGCACTCCACCGCATTTCCATCTACTCCACATGAAGCTCAGGGTTTCCATTAATGGTGCCAGGCCATGAGATGAGGCGAGACCCTCCTTCTCCGCCACTCCTCCTTCACAGCAAACTGCCATGACACCTCCGCTTCGTGTTCAATGTCTCGCTCTGCACCTCTGTTTCTGCCGCACCCGCTTCAAGCCGGATGGCAAGATGTGGTCAATTCAATGGATAGACCATCCAAACGGAAATTGGTATTTTGGCCTCAGTTGATTCCAACTACAAAATTATCTGTACAACCAGTCAACATAATTGGTATCACTGAACattttctttccatcttagatttGGTATTCTACTCCAATTCAATTCGAAGTTTcaattctatgcatccaaacacagcgtaAGCCTATTCCCCTACAAAATACTTATGTCCCACAAGGGCCAGAGCAATACCAACTGAAACGGTACCACCAAAATTCTGAAACCACACGAGTCATAAGCTCTCTATCTAGTGGCCGCAGCAAGTTTCGTACTTTCGTGTTAGTTTTAGAGCACTAGGTTGTCCTGATACTCCTGAGCCAGTAAACGGCCAACGTTACTTTAATAGCAACTGATAATCTAGACAAATAGATATCAGAAATTCACACAAAGAACACCATCGCGCGTGCAGCCATGCGAGCAATTTGTACAATATATGATGGTTTTGTCACAAAAAAAGTCCTTTTGAGCAGAACAAACACATAATCCATTACTAATTAATGCCACTCGGAAGCCTTTACGACTTGCCTGATAGGCTAATACGGTTAGCATGAGACCACTTTATTCAACGAATTAACCACACAGAACAAATGAATCTTCCCAAAGTTTTCATAGCATTGTTTCccgcactaaaccctaaacccatgtaAAACAACGAAACCTACAGAAGTCATGAATCATGAGCAAGCTTGCGGCCTTTTGGTTTCATGGAATCGGGAGCTGATTCATTAGCTGTAAAAAAAGTCACAAGCTAGAGAGGAAATGTACACAACACGAATTAAAAGGCAGTCCTAGTTGTAACCAGAGTAAGATGAATAAACCAAAGCCGGATACAGTGGAAATCGAAGTTCCTCCATCACAACAACCAGTACTAATTAAAATGCGCTTAAATACAAGGTGTTCCACTTGAAAGGCATCCTAATTGGGTTTCTATAGTGTCAAAAAAACGTCACTCAACCAAGTTTGCTTGAGTTGACATTTTCAGAATATATTTATGTAAGCAATAATTTCTATGAGCAGATAGAAACAAGTGTCAAAATAATATGGCTCGGTCAACTAAGCCTGCTTGAGTGTATATCAGTATATGTAAGCAACAGCTGCTTAAGGAACCTCAGCACACAGGTAATAACACCTTAATGCAGCAATCTGGAAGGAACAATATAACAACACATAAACGCATACTCCAAATTCTTTCCTTATTCCGCGTTCCATTAATTAGTTAGACTGATATAGACGGTGCTATCAAGACCTAATAAGCATAACGCCACCTTACCTAGAGAGGAAACAACATACACAATACGATCGGAATCCAACATCAGACCAGAACTATTCCCGTCTCAGCAGATCATCGTACCAGCCAGATAAATACAGACACGGAAAGCAAGGCATCAATATAATGAGGGCGGGTGCACCAACTTGGCGTGGCGACAGGGGGTGATGGCGTCGCTGACGGGGAGCTGGCCGACCTCGACGCAGTCTTCGAACCGAGACGTGCGGACGATGTACGGCGGCGGCGACCATAAACCCTAGGGACGGGATGGGAGGAGTCAGGAGAGGGACGAGGCGGCGAGGTACTCACCGGAGGGAAGACCACGCCGGATGGAAGGGCATCGTCGGTGGCGTTCCGAGGCCTGCATCTGCAACGACTCGCGTTCGTCCGCGCCGGCGTCCCGACGGCACGAGAGGGGAGGGGCGCGTGCACACGAACTTCGACGGTTTTGGGGAGATTTTTCCTGTGAGGGGCCAGGTTTGAGGGGCGATCCTCTACGGCAGCCTATACCGCGCTCATAGCGTGGGCTAATGCGCATCGCCCAAGCGCGATAccggttgggccggcccacttgcagcTTCGCTCGTCCTACTCCAATAAGCGTTCGCTCGCCAAATCCGAGGTCGGACGCGTTCTTCCGCGATCCCTATTCCCCGCTCAGAGCGGGAGCGATTCGCTCCCGCCTGAAGCGACGGgcgggtgggccggcccattatcgACTACCCTGTGTGGTTTTTTCCTTTGGTTTCTGGTTATTTTTTGGCTTTCCCATGTTTTTTCAGTTCTGGTTTTTTTCTTTTCGGTTTTTCTGGTTTTGCtaatttcgaaatttgttcagatttgttttttgttctgatttaaaaaagttcaaattcgaaatttgttcaaatttgaaatttgttctaatttgaattttgtttgattttaaaattctttattttaaaattgaacattttttgaaatacaaacaaattttaaatttgaacatttttaagttTTGAACATTTTAAGATCTGAactattttaaaaataaaaaaaattgtatttgaaaattttgaagatttaaacattttttaaatcagaacaatttttagtttgaacaaattttgaagttgaacattttcaaaatctgaacattttttccaGATTTGAACAGTTCTTAAATTTGAATATTCGAAATCTGATTTAAAAAACACCCGAATTTTAATTTGTACATTTATTTTAAAATCAGATTTGTTTTCATAAAAAATCACCAGAAAACTAGAGCACAGCGATCAAATCCACAGATCAAGCTCGTACGATAGCGAAGTTAAATGGGCCCGGCCCAGGTTGTCTTTCCTTTAGCGATAGGAGTCTGTTACATCGCTCAAAGCGATCTATAGGAGCACCCGCATTCTTCTCGCTATCGTAGGTACCTTGTGGCTCTTATATTTTGGTGATAAAATTTTAAATTAGAACAAATTTGGATTCGAAAAAAATCCGATTTGAActattttagaatttgaattttttaaatgaCAAATTTAAGAAATAAgcaattttcgaattttgaacaatttttgaatttaaacagtttttgaacttgaacaaactttgaattttgaacaatttctgaatttgaacaatttttgaatttggaaAGCAAACAGGAAAGGAACGCCGCGAAATAACTGAAAGAAACCGCAAAGAATAGCAAGAACCGAGAAAACCTTGAAGAAAACCAAAAATCCACTAGGAACCTTCTAGAATATTCCCAAAACCGTGAAAAAAAACAAACTGGGAGTTGCTGCAGCAATTAATGGGCCTCTACCCAATAGCGACCCGATGGAGGCGTGCACCAATCGCGCACGCATTGGGCGTGCAATAGGTTTCCCCTCGATAGTTGCCAAGCGCCGCACACCCTGGCACATTTATGGGAGCTCCTATTACCCGCTTTGAGCGGGAGCGAGTCTCCCTCCCGCCTGAAGCACCCGCTTATGGGCCTTCCTGCAGCGGCACAATAAAAGGTACTTCCTCTTTTTCGTTATcttttttctttctgtttttttttcatttgtaaagcatttTAAATCTGAAGTTTTAGAAAACCGAACATTTTTCAAAgttatttttttaaaaagtaaacattttttagaatgaacaaatttcaaagtaaacatttttttaaactgaactttttcaaaatctaaacaatttttaattttgaacaaattttaaatctaaacaaattttaaatttgagaaaagtTCAAAATTCAAATCTGAGCATATTTAAATAAAAACGAActctgaacaaatttcgaatatgaACAAATTACATAgtctgaacaaatttcgaaatttgaattt contains the following coding sequences:
- the LOC124661117 gene encoding nuclear transport factor 2-like, producing the protein MATQARNSMGRYLDPHVVGTVFTQQYYSILITSPEDSHKFYHDESILGRPGLDGGMTSITTTRGIKEYFLSTELKGCSAELENMDAQLSHGDGVFVVLTGSFTTPNTAKRRFTQSFFLAPQESGGYFVLNDVLRYIRAEPEIPSVKERMGAQQRFHQGDNKNNTVQIGSGDKAPGEMGDEQLCVICLKNRRNAAFVPCGHLVCCCNCAKRVELKDGPSCPMCRQDIQYVLRVYES